In a genomic window of Rhinoraja longicauda isolate Sanriku21f chromosome 23, sRhiLon1.1, whole genome shotgun sequence:
- the snrpf gene encoding small nuclear ribonucleoprotein F isoform X2, translating into MSLPLNPKPFLNGLTGKPVMVKLKWGMEYKGYLVSVDGYMNMQLANTEEYIDGALAGHLGEVLIRCNNVLYIRGVEEEEEDGEMRE; encoded by the exons ATG AGTTTACCTTTGAATCCAAAGCCTTTCCTCAACGGGTTGACTGGCAAACCGGTCATGGTGAAGCTGAAGTGGGGCATGGAGTACAAGGGCTACCTGGTGTCAGTTGACGGGTACATGAACATGCAG CTGGCCAATACAGAAGAATATATCGATGGTGCTCTAGCGGGTCATCTTGGAGAAGTACTTATAAG GTGTAACAATGTATTGTACATCAGAGGAgttgaagaggaagaagaagatggAGAAATGAGAGAgtga
- the snrpf gene encoding small nuclear ribonucleoprotein F isoform X1 produces MREGLNATSLPLNPKPFLNGLTGKPVMVKLKWGMEYKGYLVSVDGYMNMQLANTEEYIDGALAGHLGEVLIRCNNVLYIRGVEEEEEDGEMRE; encoded by the exons ATGCGAGAGGGTTTGAATGCAACA AGTTTACCTTTGAATCCAAAGCCTTTCCTCAACGGGTTGACTGGCAAACCGGTCATGGTGAAGCTGAAGTGGGGCATGGAGTACAAGGGCTACCTGGTGTCAGTTGACGGGTACATGAACATGCAG CTGGCCAATACAGAAGAATATATCGATGGTGCTCTAGCGGGTCATCTTGGAGAAGTACTTATAAG GTGTAACAATGTATTGTACATCAGAGGAgttgaagaggaagaagaagatggAGAAATGAGAGAgtga
- the amdhd1 gene encoding putative imidazolonepropionase: MPARSGLLVRDAAQLVLVCGDGAQYVTRGDIALIAGGSVVIGRDGLIEAVGPADAIRLKYRGVEFDQEIDASGMCVLPGLVDAHTHPVWAGDRVHEFAMKLAGASYMEVHNAGGGIHFTVEHTRKATEEELFGSLKQRLLWMLRAGTTLAECKSGYGLDLDTEAKMLRVIEQARRELSISISSTYCGAHSVPRGKTMGEALDAIVNDQLPKLKQMMDNGEFHIDNIDVFCEKGVFDLEASKTILQAGKELNLQLNFHGDELHAMQAAELGAELGAAAISHLEEVSDAGIAAMATAKSCAVLLPTTAYILRCCALHPTPFYSIPMVMHMACVTLRMTMAESLIAATINAAHALGRSTSHGSLEVGKEGNIIIIDAPRWEHLIYQFGNHREIIKYVITKGKVAHKN; encoded by the exons ATGCCGGCACGGAGCGGGCTCCTGGTTCGAGACGCTGCCCAGCTGGTGCTGGTTTGTGGGGATGGAGCCCAGTACGTGACCAGAGGTGACATCGCGCTCATCGCCGGCGGCAGCGTTGTGATCGGAAG AGATGGGCTGATcgaggcggtgggacccgcagaTGCGATCCGCCTCAAGTACCGAGGAGTGGAGTTTGACCAAGAAATAGACGCCAGTGGAATGTGTGTCCTGCCTG GACTGGTGGATGCCCACACACACCCGGTCTGGGCTGGAGACCGAGTCCATGAATTTGCCATGAAG CTGGCGGGGGCATCGTACATGGAGGTGCACAATGCCGGAGGGGGGATCCACTTCACCGTGGAACACACCAGGAAGGCCACGGAAGAAGAGCTGTTCGGCAGCTTGAAGCAGCGGCTGCTCTGGATGCTGAGGGCAGGGACCACACTGGCCGAGTGCAAGAGTGGGTACGGTCTGGATCTGGACACCGAGGCCAAGATGCTCCGCGTGATCGAACAAGCTCGCAGGGAACTCAGTATCAGCATCTCCTCCACATACTGTGGTGCTCATTCTGTCCCCAG AGGAAAGACGATGGGGGAAGCATTGGATGCGATCGTTAATGATCAGCTCCCCAAGCTGAAGCAGATGATGGACAATGGTGAATTTCACATTGACAATATCGACGTTTTCTGTGAGAAAGGAGTCTTTGACCTGGAGGCCAGCAAGACCATTTTACAGGCTGGGAAGGAGTTAAATCTCCAGCTGAATTTTCATGGTGATGAACTTCATGCAATGCAGGCAGCCGAG CTCGGAGCTGAACTTGGTGCTGCCGCCATCAGCCACCTGGAGGAAGTGAGCGATGCAGGAATTGCTGCCATGGCAACCGCTAAATCATGCGCCGTGCTCCTCCCAACCACCGCGTACATTCTGAGGTGCTGCGCTTTACATCCGACACCATTTTATTCtata CCCATGGTGATGCACATGGCGTGTGTCACCCTAAGGATGACCATGGCCGAGAGCCTCATCGCTGCCACCATCAACGCTGCCCACGCACTCGGGCGGTCCACATCCCACGGCTCCCTGGAAGTGGGCAAGGAGGGCAACATCATCATCATTGATGCTCCCAG